The following are encoded in a window of Prochlorococcus marinus str. MIT 1013 genomic DNA:
- a CDS encoding shikimate kinase: MAIQSTPKTLKEKLGGRNIFLIGMMGSGKSQTGPVLAKMINYAFVDSDDVIEKASKQSIASIFEKDGEKVFRDVEKKVLKEISQHHSLVIATGGGLVTVPENWGILHQGIVIWLDLDLKRSIKRLESDKKKRPLLIGDDLAENFSQIYESRKPVYLESDLRIEVEDQSPYEVATMISERLLSILIDPETQAERHTTEL; the protein is encoded by the coding sequence ATGGCTATCCAGTCAACCCCTAAAACTCTTAAAGAAAAGTTAGGTGGTCGAAATATATTTTTGATAGGAATGATGGGTTCTGGCAAAAGTCAAACCGGACCAGTTCTAGCCAAAATGATCAATTATGCTTTTGTTGATAGTGATGATGTTATAGAAAAAGCTTCTAAACAATCTATTGCATCTATTTTTGAAAAAGATGGAGAAAAAGTCTTTAGGGATGTTGAAAAAAAAGTTTTAAAAGAAATTAGTCAACATCATTCTCTTGTAATTGCTACTGGAGGTGGTTTAGTTACCGTGCCTGAAAACTGGGGCATACTTCATCAAGGAATAGTTATTTGGTTAGATCTTGATTTGAAACGTTCAATTAAACGATTAGAAAGTGATAAAAAGAAACGCCCTTTATTAATTGGAGATGATTTAGCTGAGAATTTTAGTCAGATCTATGAAAGTAGAAAACCAGTATATTTAGAGTCGGATTTGAGAATAGAAGTTGAGGATCAATCTCCATATGAGGTTGCAACTATGATTTCTGAACGTTTGCTAAGTATCCTTATTGACCCGGAGACTCAAGCCGAACGGCATACCACTGAATTGTAA
- a CDS encoding chlororespiratory reduction protein 7, with product MSDPLIREMDNYVVLVPGESEQFLDKEQTLLWLQSWLNKFDSLPLDLACKSSIEEAAQHLLDTACDLEIKTGFTIQWYAVRLESPGQ from the coding sequence ATGTCTGATCCGCTAATTAGAGAAATGGATAATTATGTTGTTTTGGTTCCTGGTGAAAGTGAACAATTCCTGGATAAAGAACAAACTCTTTTATGGCTTCAATCTTGGTTAAATAAATTCGATTCATTACCATTAGATCTTGCATGTAAGTCTTCAATAGAAGAAGCTGCGCAACATTTGCTTGATACAGCCTGCGACCTGGAAATCAAAACAGGTTTTACAATTCAGTGGTATGCCGTTCGGCTTGAGTCTCCGGGTCAATAA
- a CDS encoding DUF6816 family protein — MISILIIFTYTGPALPETILEINNFQPSKLYERKLIWPDWRFPSFIKRPGLKDDLIYPYWFEGVWDVTSKVESEQNQEPIIHSAKFIRNTSGNLIADREYNTKSYALSTKTGGFLSVKNDPKSPNRQFAKLTEDRYLETKIIGRLQEEIDNNIFITDELILQILHTTELSRVSQVETLTEFKRCGPNQNNKINLSDFNICGEQFQAIYNQPGQNFISLPIKLEKSKLILRKPNYD; from the coding sequence TTGATTTCTATTTTAATTATTTTTACTTATACAGGTCCTGCTCTTCCTGAAACTATTCTTGAAATAAATAATTTTCAACCATCTAAGCTTTATGAACGCAAATTAATTTGGCCTGATTGGCGCTTTCCTTCTTTTATTAAGCGCCCAGGATTAAAAGATGATTTGATTTACCCTTATTGGTTTGAAGGAGTATGGGATGTTACTAGTAAGGTAGAAAGCGAACAGAATCAAGAACCTATTATTCACTCAGCTAAATTTATTCGCAATACCTCTGGTAATTTAATTGCCGACCGTGAATACAATACTAAGTCTTATGCTTTGAGCACAAAGACTGGTGGTTTTTTATCAGTAAAGAATGATCCTAAATCACCTAATCGTCAGTTTGCCAAATTAACTGAAGATAGGTATTTAGAGACAAAAATCATAGGAAGACTGCAGGAAGAAATAGATAATAATATTTTTATTACTGATGAATTAATTTTACAAATTTTGCATACAACAGAATTGAGCAGAGTTAGCCAGGTCGAAACTTTAACTGAGTTTAAAAGATGTGGACCTAACCAAAATAATAAGATAAATTTAAGTGATTTTAATATTTGTGGAGAACAATTCCAGGCAATTTACAATCAACCTGGTCAAAATTTTATTTCTTTGCCGATTAAACTAGAAAAATCTAAATTAATACTTAGAAAGCCTAATTATGATTAG
- a CDS encoding glutathione S-transferase family protein, whose translation MLELHQFRHSPYCLKVRMALAAKKLEYRTVEITPAIGQIDIFQKTGQKKLPVLFDKETTIHESSSIIRHLEKIEIEPKLIPESLKEASQAQIIENWADTTLAKSIKIVFLEELTKNPKLISSLFTNEISDSMQKLLLNIPTKIASQISGLINQKEKESLKQNLEYLSNLIDQENFLIGDKLSIADISVASHLSLLKFPNSSGENLKGKGCSLYINDPSLQNLFNWRDLIEDKLTITNHN comes from the coding sequence ATGTTGGAACTTCATCAATTTAGGCACTCACCTTATTGCTTGAAAGTAAGAATGGCTTTGGCTGCAAAAAAGCTTGAATATCGAACCGTTGAGATAACTCCAGCCATAGGCCAAATAGATATCTTTCAAAAAACAGGACAAAAAAAATTACCCGTGCTTTTTGATAAGGAAACAACAATCCATGAATCAAGTTCAATAATACGACACTTAGAGAAAATTGAAATAGAACCAAAATTAATTCCAGAGAGTCTAAAGGAAGCTTCACAGGCTCAAATAATTGAAAATTGGGCAGATACAACTTTGGCAAAATCTATAAAAATTGTCTTTTTGGAAGAGCTTACGAAGAATCCAAAATTGATTTCCTCTTTATTCACCAACGAAATTTCAGATTCTATGCAAAAACTTCTTCTTAATATTCCTACAAAAATTGCTAGTCAGATTTCTGGATTAATAAACCAGAAAGAGAAAGAATCTCTAAAACAAAATCTAGAATATCTATCAAATTTAATTGATCAAGAAAACTTTCTTATTGGAGACAAGCTTTCTATTGCTGATATATCTGTAGCTTCACACTTATCACTACTCAAATTTCCAAATTCATCTGGAGAAAATCTAAAAGGTAAAGGGTGTTCTTTATATATAAATGATCCAAGTCTCCAAAATCTTTTTAACTGGAGAGACTTAATTGAAGATAAATTAACAATAACTAATCATAATTAG
- a CDS encoding DUF751 family protein, with amino-acid sequence MGEFFSNVSRYPKYLITIVLGVFTSAISPLIKRGSNPITAIALVGALLSGLLTIIFLLKAMAFPVPIT; translated from the coding sequence ATGGGTGAGTTTTTTTCTAATGTTTCTAGATATCCCAAATATCTCATAACAATAGTTTTGGGGGTTTTCACTTCTGCAATTTCTCCATTAATTAAACGAGGTAGTAATCCGATCACAGCGATTGCTCTTGTTGGGGCGTTGCTAAGTGGACTTCTGACAATAATTTTCTTATTAAAGGCTATGGCTTTCCCTGTCCCAATTACTTAG
- the rbfA gene encoding 30S ribosome-binding factor RbfA has protein sequence MANSRRVEKLAALLKKEVSELLVNGVRDERIHQAMITITSVEVSGDLQHAKIFVSLFGEEKKKAEVLVGLEEAKRFIRAELARRLQMRRSPELVFKIDKGMTKGPAVLDLLNSLELERKSKDISKDL, from the coding sequence ATGGCTAATTCAAGAAGAGTAGAAAAATTAGCAGCTTTACTCAAAAAAGAAGTTAGTGAACTTTTAGTTAATGGGGTTAGAGATGAAAGAATTCATCAAGCTATGATTACCATTACATCTGTTGAGGTCTCAGGTGACTTACAGCATGCAAAAATTTTTGTAAGTCTTTTTGGCGAAGAGAAAAAAAAAGCTGAGGTGCTAGTGGGTTTAGAAGAAGCAAAGAGATTTATTCGTGCTGAGCTTGCTCGAAGGCTTCAAATGAGACGATCTCCTGAGCTTGTTTTTAAGATTGATAAAGGTATGACAAAAGGTCCGGCAGTTTTAGATCTTCTCAATTCATTAGAACTTGAACGTAAAAGTAAAGATATAAGTAAAGACTTATAG
- a CDS encoding glycoside hydrolase family 3 N-terminal domain-containing protein, producing the protein MNKSDLRRQVAELFIVRASGFNLDSQRLYPNLEESNSNLKRLLEEGVGGVIFLGGTVKELEIRCKVLKKWSGKPLLLCADIEEGVGQRFYGGTKFIPPMGIAQIYKKDHNLAISIAEKIGYFTGKEAKFIGLNWLLAPVCDINNNSNNPVINLRAWGEETETVKSLTCAFHRGVSRSQMLTCAKHFPGHGNSEIDSHLDLPEIQNDLSKLEKFELIPFRSLINQGVNSIMIGHLLLSKIDPIYPATLSKKLVTDLLRIKLKYDGLVVSDALVMNAISNKYSSGISAVMAFEAGIDLIMMPKDIDEAIDSLTDAFYSEKISLERLHISRERRKKQLDLIGNENDLEKEEFRHEDVKNEFLADAYRFSNSIIKNSIFVRGESSIKAKVNDINLIQIDNFDQVSNKFLPALNLPKEVGFRNLIIHPLGISPWQDSNKRFLELGRFRNSKILVQLFVRGKPFIGLAYHNDHWIDTIKNLEIEERLSGIIIYGCPYLYDKIKKTIHDSIPLAYSPSQIEEAQTQILSRILQSKIVQKEVDKKSSKEFTD; encoded by the coding sequence ATGAATAAATCTGATCTTAGAAGACAAGTTGCTGAATTATTTATAGTGAGAGCAAGTGGATTTAATCTTGATTCGCAACGTTTATATCCCAACTTAGAAGAATCTAATTCAAATCTTAAGAGACTTTTAGAAGAAGGTGTTGGTGGAGTTATTTTTTTAGGAGGAACTGTAAAAGAATTAGAAATTCGTTGCAAGGTCTTAAAAAAATGGTCGGGTAAACCTCTTCTCTTATGTGCTGACATTGAGGAAGGTGTTGGCCAACGATTTTATGGAGGAACAAAGTTTATTCCTCCAATGGGTATCGCTCAGATTTATAAAAAAGATCATAATTTAGCAATTTCTATTGCTGAGAAAATCGGTTATTTTACTGGTAAAGAAGCAAAATTTATTGGTTTAAATTGGCTATTAGCACCAGTCTGTGATATCAATAACAATTCAAATAACCCGGTTATAAACCTAAGAGCTTGGGGAGAAGAAACTGAAACAGTTAAAAGTTTAACTTGTGCTTTTCATAGGGGTGTTTCTAGATCACAAATGCTTACTTGCGCAAAACATTTCCCTGGGCATGGCAATTCCGAAATTGACTCTCACTTGGATCTTCCAGAAATACAGAATGACTTATCTAAATTAGAGAAATTTGAGTTAATTCCCTTTAGATCTTTAATCAATCAAGGAGTCAATAGTATCATGATCGGACATTTACTTTTGTCAAAAATTGATCCTATTTATCCTGCAACACTTTCAAAAAAATTGGTTACTGATTTGTTACGTATCAAATTAAAATACGATGGTTTAGTTGTTAGCGATGCCTTGGTTATGAATGCAATATCTAATAAATATAGTAGTGGAATATCTGCAGTTATGGCTTTTGAAGCAGGAATTGATTTGATTATGATGCCAAAAGATATTGATGAGGCAATTGATTCTCTTACTGATGCTTTTTATTCAGAAAAAATTTCATTAGAAAGGTTACATATATCTAGAGAAAGAAGAAAAAAACAACTTGATTTAATTGGTAATGAAAATGATTTAGAAAAAGAAGAATTCAGGCATGAAGATGTTAAGAATGAATTTTTAGCTGATGCTTATAGATTTAGTAATTCTATAATAAAAAATTCAATTTTTGTCAGAGGAGAAAGTAGTATAAAAGCTAAAGTTAATGATATTAATCTTATACAGATTGATAATTTTGATCAAGTGTCTAATAAATTTTTGCCTGCATTAAATTTACCCAAGGAAGTAGGCTTTAGAAATTTAATTATACATCCCCTAGGCATCAGTCCATGGCAAGATAGTAATAAAAGATTTTTAGAACTAGGGCGATTTCGTAATAGTAAAATTCTTGTTCAGCTTTTTGTTAGAGGTAAACCATTTATAGGATTAGCATATCATAACGATCATTGGATAGACACTATAAAAAATTTAGAAATTGAGGAAAGATTATCAGGAATTATTATATATGGATGTCCATATTTGTATGATAAAATAAAGAAAACTATTCATGACTCTATCCCTTTAGCTTATAGTCCTAGTCAAATAGAGGAAGCACAAACTCAAATTTTAAGTCGTATTTTGCAATCAAAAATAGTTCAAAAGGAAGTTGATAAAAAATCAAGTAAAGAATTTACTGATTGA
- a CDS encoding uroporphyrinogen-III synthase codes for MALTDKKIIITRAQEQTSEARKIFLENGAEVFDLPSLVIGPPDDWAPLDEALKEITTFDWIIFSSANGVRNVEDRLKEIGLSLSKIPKTIQIAAVGRKTASLLLDIDAKISFVPPSFIADSLVEYFPQNQKGLKLFIPRVQTGGRSILSDSFKLKGAEVTEVAAYESSCPKDMPQKTIEALNSGEIDIIAFTSGKTVKNTVSLFKKYFGENWLTLIERIKLVSIGPQTTISCNNLIRKPDNEASPHDLDGLLKACLELKFN; via the coding sequence ATGGCTTTAACAGACAAGAAGATAATTATTACTCGCGCCCAAGAACAGACTTCAGAGGCTCGTAAGATCTTTCTAGAAAATGGAGCTGAGGTATTCGATCTTCCTTCATTAGTGATTGGGCCTCCAGATGACTGGGCTCCTTTAGATGAGGCCTTAAAGGAAATTACTACCTTTGACTGGATCATTTTTTCTAGCGCAAATGGTGTTAGAAATGTTGAAGATAGACTGAAAGAAATAGGATTATCTTTATCGAAAATTCCCAAGACTATTCAAATTGCTGCTGTCGGTAGAAAAACAGCTTCTTTGTTATTAGATATTGATGCAAAGATTAGTTTTGTTCCTCCTAGTTTTATTGCAGATAGCTTGGTTGAATATTTCCCTCAGAATCAAAAAGGTTTAAAATTATTTATTCCCAGAGTACAAACTGGAGGCAGGTCAATATTATCTGACTCTTTCAAATTAAAAGGTGCAGAGGTTACTGAAGTGGCTGCTTATGAATCTTCTTGTCCTAAAGATATGCCTCAAAAGACTATAGAGGCTTTGAATAGTGGGGAAATAGATATTATTGCTTTTACCAGTGGTAAAACAGTAAAAAATACTGTCAGCTTATTTAAAAAATACTTTGGTGAAAATTGGTTGACATTAATCGAAAGGATTAAACTTGTTTCGATTGGACCCCAAACAACTATTAGCTGTAACAACCTTATTAGAAAACCTGATAATGAGGCTTCACCGCATGATCTAGATGGATTATTAAAAGCTTGTTTGGAACTAAAATTTAATTAA
- a CDS encoding SRPBCC family protein: MGKWLDHTVISEIDAPVELVWKFWSDLDSMPLWMTWIESVKTVNEKTSTLPDLTEWTLAANGFRFKWKAQITERIEAEKLEWKSVGGLPTKGSVRFYNEEITKTVVKLKISYELPQVLANLMKANILGGMVTKELQKNLDGFKELVEKSA, encoded by the coding sequence ATGGGAAAGTGGCTTGATCACACAGTGATAAGTGAAATTGATGCTCCAGTTGAACTTGTCTGGAAGTTTTGGAGTGATTTAGATTCGATGCCTTTGTGGATGACTTGGATTGAATCGGTTAAGACTGTCAATGAAAAAACCTCGACACTTCCTGATTTAACGGAGTGGACACTTGCAGCTAATGGCTTTCGTTTTAAATGGAAAGCTCAAATCACTGAAAGAATAGAAGCAGAGAAATTGGAATGGAAGTCAGTTGGTGGTTTACCTACCAAGGGTTCAGTACGCTTTTACAATGAAGAGATCACTAAAACTGTGGTTAAATTAAAAATATCTTATGAATTACCTCAAGTTTTAGCAAATCTAATGAAAGCAAATATTCTTGGAGGAATGGTCACAAAAGAATTACAAAAAAATCTTGATGGATTTAAAGAACTTGTCGAAAAATCTGCATAA
- the zds gene encoding 9,9'-di-cis-zeta-carotene desaturase: MKIAIIGAGLAGLTAAVDLVDEGHEVDLYEAKPFIGGKVGSWEDSDGNHIEMGLHVFFFNYANLFALMRKVGAFENLLPKDHTHLFVNKGGDIKSLDFRFFAGAPFNGLKAFFTTPQLNWIDKLRNALALGTSPIVRGLIDYEGAMKTIRSLDSISFKQWFLNHGGSLNSIERMWNPIAYALGFIDCEAISARCMLTIFMMFASKTEASKLNLLKGSPHKWLTKPILDYIEQRGGKLHLENIVKEIHSEDSDQPSVTGVTLQTPDGEQKIQADKYLAACDVSGIKRIIPRSWRRFKEFDSLFNLDAVPVATVQLRYDGWVTEINNEKAQINLKSPSGLDNLLYTADADFSCFADLALSSPEDYKKDGQGSLLQCVLTPGDPWITKPSDEIVKHTDLQVRTLFPSSKGLKLLWSNVVKVSHSLYREAPGMEPYRPDQKTSFSNFFLAGSYTKQDYIDSMEGATMSGHLAASAMLSKSVSLTKNSSVV, from the coding sequence GTGAAAATCGCAATAATAGGTGCAGGTTTAGCAGGATTGACTGCTGCAGTTGACCTTGTTGATGAAGGACATGAGGTCGACCTATATGAGGCAAAACCATTTATTGGAGGCAAAGTTGGAAGCTGGGAAGATTCCGATGGCAATCATATAGAGATGGGCTTGCATGTGTTCTTTTTCAACTATGCCAATCTGTTTGCCTTAATGAGAAAAGTTGGGGCATTTGAAAATCTTTTACCAAAAGACCACACTCACCTTTTTGTTAACAAGGGCGGTGACATTAAGTCACTTGATTTTCGATTTTTTGCAGGAGCTCCTTTCAACGGTTTAAAAGCCTTCTTCACTACACCTCAATTAAATTGGATTGACAAACTAAGGAATGCTCTTGCTCTTGGAACAAGTCCAATTGTAAGAGGGCTTATTGACTATGAGGGGGCGATGAAAACAATACGCTCACTAGATTCCATAAGCTTTAAACAATGGTTTCTAAACCATGGAGGAAGCCTAAATAGTATCGAAAGGATGTGGAATCCTATTGCATATGCTCTGGGATTCATTGATTGCGAAGCTATTTCAGCAAGATGCATGCTTACCATCTTTATGATGTTCGCTTCAAAAACAGAGGCATCCAAGCTCAACCTATTGAAGGGCTCACCACACAAATGGCTCACGAAGCCAATACTCGATTACATTGAACAAAGAGGTGGAAAACTTCACTTAGAGAATATTGTTAAAGAAATTCATTCAGAGGATTCCGACCAACCATCCGTGACTGGAGTAACTCTTCAAACTCCAGATGGTGAACAAAAAATTCAAGCAGACAAATATTTAGCTGCTTGCGATGTATCTGGTATTAAAAGGATAATTCCTAGATCATGGAGACGTTTTAAAGAGTTTGACTCACTTTTCAATCTTGATGCTGTACCAGTCGCGACAGTACAACTTAGATACGATGGCTGGGTAACAGAGATTAATAATGAAAAAGCTCAAATAAATCTAAAAAGTCCATCTGGTTTAGACAATTTGCTATATACAGCCGATGCTGATTTTAGTTGTTTTGCTGATTTAGCTTTATCAAGCCCAGAAGACTATAAAAAAGATGGTCAGGGCTCACTACTTCAATGTGTGTTAACGCCTGGAGATCCCTGGATTACCAAGCCCTCAGATGAAATTGTAAAACATACTGATCTACAGGTCAGGACACTTTTCCCTTCTTCAAAAGGCTTGAAGCTTTTATGGAGCAATGTGGTCAAAGTTTCTCATTCTCTCTACAGAGAGGCACCTGGAATGGAGCCATATAGACCAGATCAAAAAACCTCTTTTAGTAATTTCTTCTTAGCAGGCAGTTACACGAAACAGGATTACATTGACTCTATGGAAGGAGCAACAATGAGTGGTCATCTTGCTGCTTCAGCAATGCTCTCAAAGTCTGTTTCACTAACAAAAAATTCTTCGGTTGTTTAA
- a CDS encoding HesB/IscA family protein codes for MSESNAPPEIHKAEDGKGVLITTPALDQLSRLCKEQGSGKLLRVGVRSGGCSGMSYTMDFVSVDDIQKDDEVYEYSVGSSSFKVICDPKSLLYIYGMQLDFSTDLIGGGFNFTNPNASQTCGCGSSFAV; via the coding sequence ATGAGTGAATCAAACGCACCTCCCGAAATTCATAAAGCTGAAGATGGCAAGGGAGTACTTATTACCACTCCTGCATTGGATCAGTTGTCTAGACTTTGCAAAGAACAAGGTTCAGGGAAATTATTGAGAGTTGGAGTTCGTTCAGGAGGATGCAGTGGTATGAGTTACACAATGGACTTTGTGTCTGTTGATGATATTCAAAAAGATGATGAAGTTTATGAATATTCAGTAGGTAGCAGCTCTTTTAAAGTGATTTGTGATCCTAAGAGTCTTTTATATATATATGGTATGCAGTTAGATTTCAGTACAGATTTAATTGGTGGAGGCTTTAACTTTACTAATCCCAATGCATCACAAACTTGTGGTTGTGGAAGTTCCTTTGCAGTTTAA
- a CDS encoding tetratricopeptide repeat protein — MDQSEESLFEEALNRYKAGSSADELIEDFQKITSTTPNNAAAWTCLSWLQLLCDSPQEALRSARYAVKLNGQDPQSRINLSLALLETNSKGVRDHIDYVKRAMFVLPELEKELKESFEDGLSRKPNWKTLLKIKNWLDL; from the coding sequence ATGGATCAATCAGAGGAAAGTCTTTTTGAAGAGGCCCTAAATCGCTATAAAGCTGGTTCATCAGCAGATGAATTGATTGAAGATTTTCAGAAAATAACTTCTACTACTCCAAATAATGCTGCTGCATGGACATGCTTGTCTTGGCTGCAGTTGTTATGTGATTCGCCTCAGGAAGCCTTGCGGTCTGCGAGATATGCAGTGAAACTTAACGGTCAAGATCCACAGTCCAGAATAAATTTAAGTCTTGCATTGTTAGAGACTAATTCTAAAGGAGTTAGAGATCATATTGATTATGTGAAAAGGGCTATGTTCGTTCTTCCTGAATTAGAAAAAGAATTAAAAGAATCATTTGAAGATGGTCTTTCACGGAAACCTAATTGGAAAACATTACTTAAAATCAAAAATTGGTTAGATCTTTAA
- a CDS encoding TIGR01777 family oxidoreductase: protein MKLLLTGCTGFIGRELIPLLIKEGHSLTIISRQSKGKLKAIANDQNINVITMNPAESSSWNKKEIQESLKSCEGIINLAGEPIAEKRWTTDHCKEITNSRIETTKNLIENLRNLRKPPKVLINASAIGFYGSHPQTEFTEENIQGDDFLANLCKEWESSAKNKPRATRLLIVRIGIVLAKDGGALGKMLPIFRAGLGGPIGDGKQWMSWIHRTDLCNLINESVKNSAWSGVVNGVAPNPVRMNEFSNSLGQALGRPSLLAVPGPILKLILGDGARVVLEGQNVKPQRLKKLKFKFSFPTINDAFKAILA, encoded by the coding sequence ATGAAATTACTACTTACTGGATGCACTGGTTTTATCGGAAGAGAATTAATTCCTTTGCTAATCAAAGAAGGGCACAGCCTCACAATCATATCTAGGCAATCCAAAGGAAAACTAAAAGCCATAGCTAATGACCAGAACATCAATGTCATAACAATGAATCCAGCTGAGTCTTCGTCTTGGAATAAAAAAGAAATTCAAGAGTCTTTAAAAAGCTGCGAAGGGATTATCAATCTCGCTGGCGAACCTATTGCTGAAAAAAGATGGACTACAGATCACTGTAAAGAAATTACAAATAGTCGCATAGAGACAACAAAGAATTTGATTGAAAATCTAAGGAATCTAAGAAAACCCCCAAAAGTTCTTATTAATGCATCAGCAATTGGTTTTTATGGCTCACATCCTCAAACTGAATTCACTGAAGAAAATATTCAGGGTGATGATTTCCTAGCAAATCTCTGTAAAGAATGGGAATCTAGTGCAAAAAATAAACCAAGAGCGACTCGCCTTCTAATTGTAAGAATTGGCATCGTATTAGCTAAAGATGGCGGAGCACTAGGAAAAATGCTTCCTATTTTTAGAGCAGGTCTTGGAGGTCCTATAGGAGATGGAAAGCAATGGATGAGCTGGATACACAGAACAGATCTTTGTAATCTTATTAACGAAAGTGTGAAAAATTCTGCTTGGTCTGGCGTCGTCAATGGGGTTGCACCAAATCCTGTACGAATGAATGAGTTCTCTAATTCACTTGGTCAAGCACTTGGAAGACCAAGTCTTCTCGCAGTTCCTGGGCCAATATTGAAGTTAATTTTAGGAGATGGCGCTCGTGTGGTTTTAGAGGGACAAAATGTCAAACCTCAAAGGTTGAAAAAACTCAAATTTAAATTCAGTTTCCCCACAATTAATGACGCTTTTAAAGCAATATTAGCTTAA
- a CDS encoding NAD(P)H-quinone oxidoreductase subunit O: protein MSELTRKVDDSQLPAKIQKKFRKGDLVKVDRETYSNSLESKASDTNLPEYIFQGPGEVLLIKGDYCQVRWRRPVPDVWIKTDHIVSY, encoded by the coding sequence ATGTCTGAACTAACCAGAAAAGTAGATGATTCTCAATTACCTGCAAAGATACAAAAGAAATTTAGAAAAGGAGATCTTGTCAAAGTTGATCGTGAGACATATTCTAATAGCTTAGAATCTAAAGCAAGCGACACTAATTTACCTGAATATATTTTTCAAGGGCCTGGGGAAGTATTACTTATTAAAGGTGATTATTGTCAAGTTAGGTGGAGAAGGCCAGTCCCTGATGTTTGGATAAAAACTGATCATATAGTCTCATATTAA
- a CDS encoding J domain-containing protein, with amino-acid sequence MSKDPYQILKIHPSATLEDIKQAYIKLVKIHHPDKGGDSKIMLEVNSAWEILKKKHKNLNYNEFNNTKAYNQNEYKREANNYSESEDIKKWFQNIYLPIDKLLGQIINPLGSKIRDLSADPYDQVLMDSFCLYLEKSKYKITKIKKIYTSNASPSIIRDFSLDLYHCLSHVEDGINELERYTMGYVDNYLHDGKSMIAFAKKKRKFLQSNKKEWLIL; translated from the coding sequence ATGAGCAAAGACCCATATCAAATATTGAAAATTCATCCCAGCGCAACACTAGAAGATATTAAACAAGCATATATAAAACTTGTAAAAATACATCACCCAGATAAAGGAGGAGATTCAAAAATAATGCTTGAAGTAAACTCAGCATGGGAAATATTAAAGAAAAAACATAAAAATCTTAATTATAATGAATTTAACAATACAAAAGCTTACAACCAGAACGAATACAAGAGAGAAGCTAATAATTACTCTGAATCTGAAGATATAAAAAAATGGTTTCAAAATATATATCTCCCTATTGATAAATTATTAGGTCAAATTATTAATCCTTTAGGTTCAAAAATTAGAGATTTATCAGCCGATCCCTATGATCAAGTATTAATGGATTCTTTCTGTCTATATCTCGAGAAAAGTAAATACAAAATCACTAAGATTAAAAAAATTTATACCTCTAATGCAAGTCCCTCAATCATAAGAGACTTCAGTTTAGATCTTTATCATTGCTTATCTCACGTTGAGGATGGTATTAATGAATTAGAACGCTACACAATGGGCTATGTAGATAATTATTTACATGATGGAAAGTCAATGATTGCTTTTGCTAAGAAAAAAAGAAAATTTTTACAAAGTAATAAAAAAGAATGGCTTATCTTATAG